The sequence TGAGATTGCTATCATCACCGCTACTAGTTTTTTCTCCTAAGTGCTTTTTCGGATCCTGCATTTTCTCAAGATTCactgaagacttgttccaaataCTAATCAGTTCAGCTAATTTCTTATtctcagaaataaattgttATCCTCAATCAGTACTATTTCATTTTCAGTCTTAAGCTTTGCAACTTCTGCCTTGAGACTGAACACTTTACTTTATTACTTTACTGTTTCCAGTTAGGCTTGGTATTCCTATCAGTTAGACTTGTTTGCTTTGCTTTCATTTtctcgaatgattgagaaagtttTTTGTGCTCTATTACCATGTATTTAGTGTAGTGATGAGAACATCTCGTGTAAAACCAATTTagctaaaatcaaatatatcatCATTGGTAGATTCCAGCTCAGCATCGGCATGAGGGACTGCACCTCATCTTCATCACTCTCACTAGTGGAACACTTTGACTCGGATGGTTCAGTCTCAAAATCAGCCCACTTGACCTTATTTTCTTCAGCTATCAGTACATTCTGGTCTCTTTTCTTCCTTAATGACCTCTTGTcatctttgaaatttttttcttgtcATGAGGTAAGCCTTCTTTGTCAGTCGGCcatctctcatctttctttgACTTAAGACAGTTGTCTATAAAATGACCGATTTTTCCCACACTTGAAACATGCATTGTACTCATCAGTAGACTCTTTCTTGTAACGATTGCATCTGCTTGGACTTTCGAAATTGCCGTTGTTTTTCCTTCGAAACTTTCCAAATTTCTTTGAAAACAGTGACATAACATCATTGCTCAGCTAACTTCTCTTTTGAGACATATTGGTCAATGGTTGCAGCAGCCAGATCCTTCATCAATTTGGTTGATCATGAAATCATGAATGTtctaaaaatgtgaaaaaccGAGAGACATTTTTGTAACGGATGAAGTAATTTAATTCATTGAAtagtataataaattaaaattaaaattttgaaagaagGCCAGTGAGATTAATGGGAATGATTTTGTGTCTTTCATTTAATGATCAAATTCCATACCATCAAATTTATGGCGAGTTGATTTTGTATACAGGATTTATTCATGACATTGAATCGATTCAATACTATAAAATAAATGACTCGTCCATAAAATTttcacatattattattattattattatgcataatatttaatttttacaatttatttaGCTTTTATTTGTCTTTTTGTTTCAATACTCCATttctagtatttgaaaatttgaattttaatcatACATAAGTATTCGCAATTATTATacttttttatccaaaaataaatGGAAGTGATGAATGTATGAAAAAAATGGTTCGTGAAAAATAACGATTTAAAAGtgtatttttatcataaaattaacaAGTAAGTAACTTTAAGAATAGTTTATCCATCCGTTAAAATAAAAAGTCAAAGAGTGTATTTAACGAAAACTAAAACGATTATTTTACTTATCcacaaaaatgaaattaataaaatcatatttaattaaaatttattaaaaatttaatatatattcacACATAACATAtactaatattttatatattttcattctTAATTTTGCTAGAAAAAATCACACATTATCCAAACAAAATGTAACAAAACAATGACATATATTTTCGCTATAATTGTTcgtaattttgaataaaaatcgACTAAATTCCAAACGTAAATAAATGTAAAAAACAAATAGTACAAGCACGCAAGATGTGTGTAGTTAcaattgataaaaatgattaaatttcaaACGTAGAtacatgcaaaaaaaaaaaaaaaaaaaaaaaaNNNNNNNNNNNNaaaaaaaaaaaaaaaaaaaaaaaaaccacataTACAAGTACACAATAATTTTTATGTCTCATGTCCATTTTCACTTTTCACGGTTACTATAACAAAAATAACTTATGATACAAACAAATTAATGATATCTTTAAactatatatattcaaattttttaataattatattgtaaaatatgaaatattataatCTAATAATAAACTTAACCAgttataatgacatttttcccgtTTCTTGAAGCTCCATGCAATTACGACAACTCAAGTAAAACACCAATCATTAATTTGTCCAAAATTAGACATATTTGATTTCCAAATGTCGCCTCTTTAATTACTTTCTTTCAATTATTGTGTTTTCTAATAATTTTCTCATTAAAGTTGGTCAAGATCTCCACCGTTTTCgttattaattaatacaattaatattCATAAATCGCAATGAATCGAGCATTTTACCCAATTTAAAAGCTACACATATATGAATAAggttaataatatattatatatcgatatttacatatattatatCGTGACATTTTTATTATATCACATGATTTCATATTCAATGTATGACTTTGACaaatgaaattttgtttttgtattttttgtgATATAAGAGTTGATGTTAGGGTGGGAAAGATACATAATTTTTAGTATACTGAAGTTAGTGTAGCTAAAGATACCGAATTgatcgaaattttcggtacaaTATGATATCCATACAGAAATTTTTGGTACGATGAcggtatgaaatttgaaaatttttagtaTATTCCGAATTactgaaataatatatatataaattttaaaatatgtaatatttttaaataataaatataaatttttttaaaaaatataaggtATGTTTTGGTATGACAATCCTTAAAACAACAAATAACAATTTTCATGTGCTGATTGATTATTGAATTAAATAGTCCTTTTTCTTCCAAGAAGGCACCGTCaccttatttattttgtttgtttattaaataatttatgcaTCGTGCTCGtgaatttttcaccaaaaattgtagactttaaattttatttaatttatatatttaaaaattaatttaatggcTAGTCAATATGATCAATAAATAGCATTCAAAAAAGGACAGAACTGCTACTTAAAAAAACATACTTAAAAAATCGATTTCAAAACTTTTAAATCAGATCatgcagttttttttttttttttttttttaaggtatCAGATCATGCAGATTTGATAACACTTTCCTACATCAAAGtccaatatgtttttttttttttaaaaaaactttgcatttatatattcttttgtttttaaataaattgaatttatttcctTAGGTAAAAGGATACATATGGAGAATGGAgttcaaaatttagtttttatcatttttttgtttacgCAAATCCAGATTATGTTTTgtgtttaattttgaaattcttATGTGATGATCTCTTAAACATGAGATACattttattgatattgtgcaGTGAGAACCACATTATGCTTTGCCCTCGAACATTTTTTTTACCCTCCAACATTTGTTGatgcacaaaaactcttgtgagacggtctaacagatcaatttcgtgggtcgaatatcttatttgaaaaaatattactttttatgctaatagtattactttttattgtgaatatttgtaaagttgacccgtttcacagataaaaattcatgagaccgtctaacaagagacttactgttgttgatgaatattgatgaaaatataatatacttATACTTCATTGTTGTATATAATAAGTATTTCGTATTTCTTCTGGGCCGTCCTAATACTTAATTATGACTTcatctatatatataagtaatatttatcaaatatttgaaatcatattcaattattattacAATCTAATATTTTAACAATCTTTAAAATTATCTAATTTCAACATAACATCGATTTATTCATGTTTTTTTGGGTCTAATAACATATCAGAACAATTCTTTGTTCACTCTTTTTCTTTtgtgataaaatataaaataatattatcaaattatttattacaagaataaaataatataaaaaatcaatCAATACACACACTGACACACTCCCCAACACAGTATCATCATTTTATaatgtttatttatataatagtaGCAGAAAGTCCTCTTTTCTATCTTCTCACTCGCTTGCTTTTGGTCTCTCTCTCCTCTCTCTGTGTATTTTTCTGGAcactgtaaaaaataataaagggGACTCTATTCTGTCACCTGAAATTTTGCTTATTTTGAGGGCTCTTCCTCGCCGCCTCTAATTTACGGCCGCTGCGTAGAGATTTGAAGTGCTGTGGTGCATTTAGTTTTGGTTCGGCGCCTGGACTGAATTCTTGGCTTTATTGCTACGCTCAGTGCAAGAATTTCTAAGCAGGCATTTACTGAATCTCAGTTCTTTTGCCTTAAAATGAAGAGTTCTTGATATTTTGGTTCTTCTGAAATAAAGTGTTTCTTGAAAAAtcttttttgtgtgtgtatgtgtgtgtgtgttttttttattgggTTTACCGGTAAATAGAAATAGGACCTTTTTTTTCTGTCTGGaaagaatttatttttgtttctgaGATCCGGGTTCAAGAAAAAGACTCGTCGCAAATGGGGAATTTGGGAAAGTGAAACTTAggagttttcttttctttttgtttcttatatttgttgggattgtgctcttatttatttatttttttctatctTAATTCCAAATCCCATATGTTTTGGATCTGAGAATTTCTCTTGGCTTTCGTTTTCTTGGAAGGTGGTGGTGCTTGCTTCCGTGCAATTCTTTTGTCTCATTGCGTGTTTTTTTCCTCCCCCTATTCTTCACTTTCAGATCCGTGAGAGAATCTTCTGTTGACGAAATAGGGGACGATGAAGCAAGCGGAAGAAGCTATTGTATCCAACTTCAATGAGACTGAGCTTGACGGCGACGGAAAGGAGGAGAATATGGTGGAGGAGCTGCCCATTTTCAGCGTCAAAAACGTCCTCTGGCACGGCGGATCAGCCTACGATGCCTGGTTCAGCTGTGCTTCCAATCAAGTATGTGCATTTCTGTTTTTCTCCCCTCCCCACTCTCCATTTCTCAGTCTGATTCATTGTATTTTACATTCTACAACATTCTTAACCTGGATTTTTTTGTAGGTTGCGCAAGTTTTGTTAACTCTCCCTTATTCTTTCTCCCAACTTGGAATGCTTTCTGGgattgtatttcaaattttctacGGTTTAATGGGCAGCTGGACTGCGTATCTCATCAGTGTTCTATACATTGAATACCGCAGCAGAAAGGAAAAAGAAGGCGTCTGCTTCAAGAATCATGTCATCCAGGTCCGTTAATCTcgcaaaaacaagaaaaaataataaaaaaggaaaaacccacaaaaaataaaatctaaacaAAGGCTAAAATCCTTGATTTAATTTCTCAAAATGCAGTGGTTCGAAGTTCTTGATGGATTACTTGGGCCATACTGGAAAGCTGCAGGTTTAGCCTTCAACTGCACTTTTCTCCTCTTTGGATCTGTCATCCAACTCATAGCCTGTGCAAGGTGACCAAACTATAACataactttttaattttttttaatatatatttccaGTCATAATCTTGGATAAAAGATTGGATATCCACAAAAACAATTGACATATATTTTTCAGCAACATATACTACATAAATGACCACCTGGACAAGAGGACATGGACATATATATTTGGAGCTTGCTGTGCCACCACTGTTTTCATCCCCTCTTTTCACAACTACAGAATTTGGTCCTTTTTAGGACTTGGGATGACTACTTACACAGCTTGGTACTTGACTATTGCAGCCCTTGTTCATGGCcaggttgaatttttttttttcaagaagttgaaataataattgttttaatgATAAAGTTTGGTTTTTTTGTGCAAATGGGATCTCTAAAATATGGGTTttcttatctttttttttttgcttaattTGGATTAATTATAGGTTGAAGGAGTTCAACACTCGGGTCCAAAAAAGCTGGTGCTGTACTTCACTGGAGCCACCAACATACTCTACACATTTGGTGGACATGCTGTAACTGTGTAAGcttttttcaatgtttttttttgaattttttttcctattttacttttattcttacattttagttttttaaagaGAAATGCcattattttcttcttcttcttcttcttcttcctggCTTCTCTGTGCAGCTTTTTGCCGACCTCATAGGGGACTGTATTACGAGACAATCATAGAAACAGCTTTTTCTTTGTTTATTTGAACTGAGaattgggggggggggggaaaaacacttaaacattaataaaaattatcttGTCCCCATTCCCGGCCCGCCGCCCCGAGTAAATAAAGTTTGTCACTTCTTTGTTCAAGTTTTTGATCTATTTAGAAATAAATCTCTCATTTTGTTCTATGTTTTTACCTTAATCCGTGGACTGAGGTTTGCCTAAGATGTATCAAAGATTAGTTCTTGATCATCTTTTGCTTCTGGTAAAAAAATATTGACAGGGAAATCATGCATGCCATGTGGAAGCCTCAAAAGTTCAAGTACGTATACTTGTTAGCAACACTCTATGTGTTCACCCTAACCTTACCCTCGGCCTCCGCCGTCTACTGGGCGTTTGGCGATCAGCTCCTAACCCACTCCAATGCATTCGCTCTCCTACCAAAAAACGGCTGGCGTAACACCGCCGTTATCCTCATGCTTATCCATCAGGTTGATCATCCTACACTGTTGTTTTCCTAAATAGAAACGAATTGAACAGGAATTGTGTCTGTTGATCTAACACATTTGGAAAAACAGTTCATCACATTCGGATTCGCGTGCACGCCACTGTACTTTGTGTGGGAGAAGGTGATCGGGATGCACGATACAAAAAGTATATGCTTGAGGGCGCTTGCGAGGCTGCCTGTGGTGATCCCTATATGGTTCCTGGCCATTGTTTTCCCATTTTTCGGGCCGATTAATTCGGCGGTTGGTGCGCTTTTAGTGAGCTTTACAGTCTACATCATCCCTGCGCTGGCTCACATGCTCACATACAGAAAAGGCACCTCTCGGAAGGTAAAGATTGCAACGAATAATTGAGTTACTTTGGCCTAAAAAAGTGAAAATAAAGTAGAAATTTGTGCAAGAATTTTCCCATGTTGGGGTGGGTAGAGTGGAGAATATAGGCACAAGTGAGTGACATTAAATGCATGGATTTGGAAATATTGGCCCAAGATTTCAATGTTTTGGGTGGCAAGTCATTTTCAGTTTAGTTACATGCTATGATCTGATTTCCACGTTTCatcagtaaatttttttttttgcatttttaatatttatataaaaataaaatttttaacaataattttaaaatttcttgtaaattttTTCTATTTCCTCTAACTGAATACACAACACCACCTCTTCTTTTGTTTGCTGTAGAATGCGGCGGAGAAGCCACCATTCTTCTTGCCGAGTTGGGCAGCAATGTATCTTGTGAACGCCTTCATCGTGATCTGGGTATTGGTAGTCGGCTTTGGGTTCGGGGGATGGGCGAGCGTGACGAATTTCATTAAACAAATCGACACATTCGGGCTCTTTGCCAAGTGTTATCAGTGCAAAGCTCCGCCTCACCTCGCACCAGCACCACCCCACAATTGATCGACCACTCGAATCgaaaaagataaaagaaaaaaaaagaaagaaagactTCGACTAATCAAACACACCCCTCGTCTTCTATCTACATATATATCTATCTTGTAATATACATGGGGACTTTGCAATGTTTCCCCTACATGTGATGTGTGCTTTATCAacctttttttcctttctttcttttttttttaaaaaaattaattaaatagtttgATTTTTCCTGATTATGTAAGAGTTTGTGTTGAATTGTAATGGGATCCCTCTGCTTGTCAAAAATGGGCTAATTTACAATGTAATATAGTATATTGATTGCCTCTTTTCTtggaatataatatataatattaaatgcatttaattttggaaaaaaacacCCTCGATTACTTGTTCCAGAGTGggaaattcattatttttttcaacaatCAAACGGAACAAGTGGGATTTATCCAATGGGCATCGAAAAATAATGAATACTgattgtaaatttattttcataaaaaaatgacattgaaattaattaaatttgagatgTAAATGTAACGTGGACTTGTTCTTGAAGGCTTTGTCGAAATTACCGTTTTATCCAAGATTCTCTGTGGTAGTGGGCCATGGGCTGCACGTTTGCATATTTCTTTGTCACGTGCCACATTCCATTTCCTTTATATTGATAGCTATTTTATTCGCttctaaattttatatatcaataataattatatttgttgGACAAACCATGTCGTATAACCGAAATGCATAGTTTGGTATACGGGATAAGGAAg comes from Primulina huaijiensis isolate GDHJ02 chromosome 17, ASM1229523v2, whole genome shotgun sequence and encodes:
- the LOC140962932 gene encoding auxin transporter-like protein 2, encoding MKQAEEAIVSNFNETELDGDGKEENMVEELPIFSVKNVLWHGGSAYDAWFSCASNQVAQVLLTLPYSFSQLGMLSGIVFQIFYGLMGSWTAYLISVLYIEYRSRKEKEGVCFKNHVIQWFEVLDGLLGPYWKAAGLAFNCTFLLFGSVIQLIACASNIYYINDHLDKRTWTYIFGACCATTVFIPSFHNYRIWSFLGLGMTTYTAWYLTIAALVHGQVEGVQHSGPKKLVLYFTGATNILYTFGGHAVTVEIMHAMWKPQKFKYVYLLATLYVFTLTLPSASAVYWAFGDQLLTHSNAFALLPKNGWRNTAVILMLIHQFITFGFACTPLYFVWEKVIGMHDTKSICLRALARLPVVIPIWFLAIVFPFFGPINSAVGALLVSFTVYIIPALAHMLTYRKGTSRKNAAEKPPFFLPSWAAMYLVNAFIVIWVLVVGFGFGGWASVTNFIKQIDTFGLFAKCYQCKAPPHLAPAPPHN